A region of the Variovorax sp. 54 genome:
GAAGTACGGCAGCAGGTCGGCGTAGCCCCAGCCCGGGTTGCCGAGGTCGCGCCAGTGGTCGAACTCGCGCGGTTCGCCGCGCACGTAGATCATGCCGTTGACGGAGCTGGAGCCGCCGGGCAGCCGGCCGCGCGGCCAGTAGATGCGCTGGTTGCCCAGCCCCGCCTGCGGTGCGGTCTGGAAGGGCCACACGTAGTCCGGGTTGGTGAGCAGCTTCGCGATGCCCAGCGGCGTGCGCACCCAGAAGTCGTTCTGCCGCGGCTTCCCCGCTTCGAGCAGGAGCACGCTTGTCTGTGGGCGCTGCGCCAGGCGGTGCGCCAGCGCCGCACCGGACGAGCCGGCGCCCACCACGATGTAGTCGAAGTCTTCGGTCTGCATGGTCGGTGCGCTCACGAGGCAGACGCCTGCAGCCAGGCCCGCAATGCGCGTGCGCCGTCGCCCATGCGCGAGAACTGGAGGTCGGGAATTTCCGTCTGCACGCCGCCTGCGGCCAGGCGCGAGGGCAAGGGCTCGACCTGCAGCTCGGCGAAGCACGGACCCGGCAGGTCCTTCAGGCGGGCAAAGCCGGTGGCCCACTCGGCGGCGTTGTCGAAACGCTCGGCGTGCGCGTAGCCAGCCGCAAGGGCATGCGCGGCAAAGTCGCAGCCCTCGACGGGCGCCTTCAGGTTGGCCAGCCCGGTGAACTGCGTGCCGTTGCGCAGCACCACATGCAGCAGGTTGTGCGGGCGCTGGCTTGCAACGCTCACCAGGCCGCCCAGCTCCATCAGCAGGCTCGCATCGCCGTCGACGACGATCACCCGGCGGTCGGGCCGCGCCATGGCCAGGCCCAGCCCCAGGCAGGCGGCGCCGCCCATCAGCGGCACCGAGTCGACGCGCCCTTGGCGCACCTCCAGCGCATCGAACAGGAACATCGCTCCCATGGTGGAGACGATGACGGCGTCTTCGCGGCCTTGTGCGATGACGCGGCAGGCTTCGATCATTGGCATGCTCATGTGTGTCTCCTCAGTGCCAGGCCATGGGCGCGCCGACGATCAGCACGACGGGGCCGCCGCGCGCCTCGGACGCTTCGAACGCGGCATCGATGCAGCGCAGGTCGTCCTCGCCGTCGAGGCGATGGAACGGAATGTCGAGCGTCTGCAGCATGGGCTCGAGCAGGCGCACCATGGTGCGGCGCGACTGCGTGCTGGGCTTGTCGAAGTTGTCGAACTCGCGGCCGAACTGGCCGACCATGAGCACCAGCGGAATCTGCGCGTCGAGTCCGACGGCGCGCAACGTGTTGATGCAGTTGTAGAAGCCCTGGTTCTGCATCACCACGAGGGCGCGAGAACCCGCTATGTACAATCCCGCCGCCAGTGT
Encoded here:
- a CDS encoding thiamine pyrophosphate-dependent enzyme, with the protein product MSMPMIEACRVIAQGREDAVIVSTMGAMFLFDALEVRQGRVDSVPLMGGAACLGLGLAMARPDRRVIVVDGDASLLMELGGLVSVASQRPHNLLHVVLRNGTQFTGLANLKAPVEGCDFAAHALAAGYAHAERFDNAAEWATGFARLKDLPGPCFAELQVEPLPSRLAAGGVQTEIPDLQFSRMGDGARALRAWLQASAS
- a CDS encoding thiamine pyrophosphate-binding protein — encoded protein: MHASVSHPIPASAAVAALQRCAVRHVVTVPDWVQLSLHSHLDASEAGIDIANCSNENQCLTLAAGLYIAGSRALVVMQNQGFYNCINTLRAVGLDAQIPLVLMVGQFGREFDNFDKPSTQSRRTMVRLLEPMLQTLDIPFHRLDGEDDLRCIDAAFEASEARGGPVVLIVGAPMAWH